Below is a window of Streptomyces genisteinicus DNA.
ACGAGCAGCGGGCGATCCGGGAGATCAACTCGGGTGTGTTCGCGTTCGACGGTGCGCTGCTCGGCGATGCGCTGAAGCAGGTGCGGACGGACAACAGCCAGGGCGAGGAGTATCTGACGGACGTGCTCGGGATCCTGCGCGAGGCGGGTCACCGGGTGGGTGCGTCGGTGGCCGGGGATCACCGGGAGATCCTGGGCATCAACAACCGTCTTCAGCTCTCCGAGGCGCGGCGGCTGCTGAATCAGCGGCTGCTGGAGCAGGCGATGCTGTCGGGCGTGACGGTGGTGGACCCGGCATCGGTCGTCGTGGACGTGACCGTGACGTTCGAGCCGGACGCGGTGGTGCATCCGGGGACGCAGCTGCTGGGTGCGACGCATGTCGGCGAGGGTGCCGAGGTCGGTCCGAACACGCGGCTGACGGACACGGTGGTCGGTGCGGGCGCGCGGGTGGACAACACGGTGGCGTACTCGTCCGAGGTGGGTGAGGGCGCGTCGGTGGGTCCGTTCGCGTATCTGCGTCCGGGGACGCGGCTGGGTGCCAAGGGCAAGATCGGCACGTATGTCGAGACGAAGAACGCCGTGATCGGTGAGGGTACGAAGGTGCCGCATCTGTCGTATGTGGGCGATGCGACGATCGGCGACTACTCGAACATCGGCGCGGCGAGCGTGTTCGTGAACTATGACGGCGAGAAGAAGCACCACACGACGATCGGGTCGCACTGCCGTACGGGTTCGGACAACATGTTTGTGGCTCCTGTCACTGTCGGGGACGGTGCCTACACCGCCGCCGGGTCCGTGATCACGAAGGACGTGCCGGCCGGCTCACTGGCCGTCGCCCGGGGCCAGCAGCGGAATATCGAGGGTTGGGTGGCGCGCAAGCGGCCCGGCAGCGCGGCTGCGCAGGCTGCCGCGGCGGCGACCGAGGACAACGTCGGCGAGAACTGACCGGAAACAGGTGCGTCGAACTCGGCGTACCGTGATACGTGCACACAAATTCGGCTGGCTCGCGTCCGGGGTTCCCAGGTCTCCTGGGACCGTGGCGGCCAGAGAACACGTCTGAGGAGACAGTGCTGTGACCGGGATCAAGACGACCGGCGAGAAGAAGATGATGCTCTTCTCCGGCCGCGCCCACCCCGAGCTTGCCGAGGAGGTCGCGCACCAGCTGGGTGTCGGCCTCGTCCCGACGAAGGCATTCGATTTCGCCAACGGTGAGATCTACGTCCGCTTCCAGGAGTCGGCGCGTGGCGCGGACTGCTTCCTGATGCAGAGCCACACGGCTCCCATCAACAAGTGGATCATGGAGCAGCTGATCATGATCGATGCTCTGAAGCGGGCCTCGGCCCGGAGCATCACCGTGATCATCCCGTCGTACGGCTACGCCCGGCAGGACAAGAAGCACCGCGGCCGCGAGCCGATCTCGGCCCGGCTGATCGCCGATCTGCTGAAGACGGCGGGTGCGCACCGCATCCTGACGGTGGACCTCCACACGGACCAGATCCAGGGCTTCTTCGACGGCCCGGTGGACCACCTGTCCGCGCTGCCGGTGCTGGCGGACTACGTGGGCGCGAAGGTGGACCGGGACAAGCTCACGATCGTGTCCCCCGACGCGGGCCGGGTGCGGGTGGCGGACCGCTGGTGCGACCGTCTGGACGCGCCGCTGGCGATCGTGCACAAGCGCCGTGACAAGGACGTCGCCAACCAGGTGACGGTCCACGAGGTCGTCGGTGAGGTCGAGGGCCGGGTGTGTGTGCTGGTGGACGACATGATCGACACCGGTGGCACGATCTGCGCCGCGGCGGACGCGCTGTTCGCCAATGGTGCGGAGGACGTCATCGTGACGGCCACGCACGGCATCCTGTCGGGTCCGGCCGCCGACCGGCTGAAGAACTCGAAGGTGAGCGAGTTCGTGCTGACGAACACGCTGCCGACGCCGGGTGAGCTGGAGCTGGACAAGATCAAGGTGCTGTCGATGGCGCCGACGATCGCGCGTGCGGTGCGCGAGGTGTTCGAGGACGGTTCGGTGACGAGCCTCTTCGAGGAGGACAAGTAGGCGGCGCCGTACCGTCTTCGCGAGGGCCGTCCCGCCGTGTGCGGGGCGGCCCTCGCGCGTGCGGCGGACCGGGGCGGCCGTGGGGGTGCGGTGATCCATTTGGGGCCCGGGGGGCCGCCGCGTAGACTGTCGAAGTTGCTCGGCGAGGGAGGCCGCACCGGTGGTGCGGCGGTCCGTTATCGACGCGCTCTTCGTAGCAGGCCAGTCGTGGCCGGGTGACCGCCACCGTTCGTTTTTTCTGCTTACGAGGAGTGCACATGTCCGAGGTGAAGCTCGCCGCGTCGGTCCGTACCGAGTTCGGCAAGGGTGCTGCCCGCCGTGTCCGCCGCGAGGACAAGGTTCCCGGCGTTCTCTACGGTCACGGCACCGCGCCGGTCCACGTCACGCTGCCGGGTCACGAGCTGCTGCTGGCGCTGCGTACCCCGAACGTCCTGCTGTCGCTGGACATCGAGGGCACGAACGAGCTCGCGATCCCGAAGGCCGTGCAGCGCGACCCGCTGAAGGGCTTCATCGAGCACGTCGACCTGCTGCTGGTCAAGCGCGGCGAGAAGGTCAGCGTCGAGATCCCGGTCCTGACCGAGGGCGACCTGGCCCCCGGCGCGTTCCTGGTCGAGCACGTGCTGAACGCGCTGCCGGTCGAGGCCGAGGCCACCCACATCCCCGAGTCCGTCACGGTCTCCGTCGAGGGCCTGTCCGCCGGTGACTCCGTCCTGGCCAAGGACGTCAAGCTGCCCAAGGGCACCACGCTGACCGTCGAGGACGACGCCGTCGTCATCCAGGTGCTGGCCGCGCAGGCCGAGGAGCCGGCCGCCGAGGGCACCGAGGGCGAGGGCGAAGAGGCCGCCGAGGCCTGAGCCGTAAGCTCTGCTCAAGGCTTTTCACGGGGTGGCGGGCTGCGGCCCGCCACCCCGTTTCTTCTGTTCGGGCCGGTGACGAGGAGAGTCGGCGCAGATGTCGGACGTGAACGCCCCCTGGCTGATCGTGGGTCTCGGCAACCCCGGGCCGGGTTACGCGGGCAACCGCCACAACATCGGTTTCATGGTGGCCGATCTGCTGGCCGAGCGGATCGGCGGTTCCTTCAAGCGTGCCCAGAAGGCGCAGGCGCAGGTGCTGGAGGGCCGGATCGGGCCGCCCGGTCCGATGAGCCGCCGGGTGGTGCTGGCGAAGCCGATGTCGTACATGAACCTCTCGGGAGGTCCGGTGACGGCGCTGCGGGACTTCTACAAGGTGCCGACGGCGAACATCGTGGCGGTCCACGACGAACTGGACATCGACTACGGCACGTTGCGGCTGAAGCTGGGCGGCGGGGACAACGGGCACAACGGGCTGAAGTCGATGACGAAGGCGATGGGCCCGGAGTACCACCGGGTGCGGTGCGGCATCGGCCGCCCGCCGGGGCGGATGCAGGTGGCGGACTTCGTGCTGAAGGACTTCTCGTCGGCGGAGCGCAAGGAGCTGGACTGGTTCGTGGACCGGTCGGCGGACGCGGTGGAGTGCCTGGTGATCGACGGGCTGGAGCGGGCGCAGGGGACGTACAACTCCTGACGCGCGGGGGTCAGGCCAGTGTGCCGGCCCGCACCGCCGCGACGAAGGCGGCCCAGCCGGGGCGGGTCAGCAGGAGGACCGGGCCCTGGGGCGCCTTGCTGTCCCGGACGGGGACGACGGACCGGGGCCCGTCACCGACTTCGAGGCAGGCGCCGCCCTCGCCGTTGCTGTGGGAGGACTTGCGCCAGACGTGGGGTGCCGGGTCGTGTGGGGTGGTCATGGGTCTGCGTAGTCCTTCGCCGCCGATTCGATGAGGGCCAGGGACGCCTTCGGCGACAAGGCGGCAGCCCTCGCAAGATCGTAGGATCTCCGGTACTTGGCGACCACCCCCGGTTCCTCGATCAGTTGGCCGCTGTGCGCGCTCTCGGTGTAGGCGACCGGTGGGGCGTCGGCGAAGGTCATCAGCAGAACCGTTCCGTACATGAGCGGGTGCGGGCCCTCGACGAACGGCATCACCTGGACGGTCACCCGCCGGTGGTCGCGCCCCATGCCGGACAGTTGCAGGAGTTGCTGTCTCATGACTCCGGGACCGTCCACCGGGGTCCGCAGTGCAGCTTCGTGGATGAGCGCCCAGACGTCCGGGCCTTCCGGCTCGTCGATGAGCCCGGCACGGTCGAGGCGGGTGCGTACATGGCCCTCGATCTCTTCGTCGGAGGCGGACGGAAGTGCCGAGCGGGTGAGGCCCCGCGCGTACGCCTCCGTCTGCAGCAGCCCCGGTACGAGCATGGGTGCGTACTCGCTGATGGTGCGCGCCTGTTGTTCGAGCTCCGCTGCGTCCGCGAAGTACGCGGCGTGCCTGGTCTTGCGGGCGAGGTGGCAGAGTCGCTGGAAGTGCTCGCCCGAGCCGAGGATGCCGTCGAGCAGCCGGGACAGTTCCGGCTGGGGCAGCCTCGTGGCGGACTCGAACTGCCCGATGTAGGCGCCGGAGCAGAAGACGCGTTCGCCCATCTGTTCCTGGGTCCAGCCGCGGGCTTCGCGCTCGCGGCGCAGTTCGGATCCGTAGAAGGTGCGCGGTGAGGCGTACGGGTCGAGCTGGTTCGGGGCGGCCATGGGCGGTCCTCTCGGTCCGGGTGTGCCCGTGCCGTGTGCGGCCGGGTCTCCGCCTCCACGGAGGGTAGCGGGGCGATGCCCTCCGGTGAGCGGGAACGGGCGTGCGGGCGGGCCACGCGCGCCCCCGGCGCGGGCGGTAGTTTCGCTGCATGGAGGAGCGTTGGCTGAGTGAGCGGGCCCGGGCGGCGGAGGCCGTGGTGCCGGGCGGGTTCGATCTGGCGGAGTGCGTGCGGGAGCCGATTCATCTGCTGGGCGGCATCCAGTCGTACGGCTCGCTGGTGGCCGTGGATCCGGCGACCGGTGTGGTGGAGGCGGCCGCGGTCAACACGGCCGAGGTGTTCGGTGTGCCGGCCGCCGAGCTGGTGGGTTCCGCGGTGACCCGGATCCTGTCGGCGGACCATTACGAGGAGGCCCTGGCCGGTACTGCCGGGGAGGACGAGGTGCCGGTGTCGTTCCCGGTCCTCGCCGAGGCGGGCCGGGGTGCCGGGCGGCGGTTCGACGTCTCGGCCCATCGCCGGGACGGGCTTCTGGTGCTGGAGTTCGAGCCGCGGGAGGAGGCGCAGGGCGGCTTCTCGTCCTTCTACCAGGGTGTCCGGCGGGCGCTGGCCCGGCTGCGGGGGGCGTCGTCCGCCGAGGACTGCTGCGAGATCGCCGCCCGCGAGATGCGTGCGCTGACCGGCTTCGACCGGGTGGTCGTCTACCGGTTCGACGGGGAGGACGGCCCCGGCGAGGTGATCGCCGAGGACGTGCGCGAGGCGTGGGAGCCGTGGCTGGGGCTGTGGTTCCCGGCCACGGACATCCCGCCGCAGGCGCGGCGTCTCTACCGGGAGAACTGGATCCGTGCGATCGCCGACGTCGACGACCCCACCGTGGGGCTGCACCCTGCCGTGCGGCCGGCGACGGGGGCGCCGCTGGATCTGTCGCAGTCGGCGCTGCGCACGGTGTCGGGCTTCCATCTGGAGTACCTGCGCAACATCGGTGTGCGGTCCTCCATGTCGGTCTCGGTGCTGATGGAGGGGCGGTTGTGGGGCCTGATCGCCTGTCACGGGGCCGAGCCGCTGCGGCTGGCGCCGGAGGTGCGGTCGGCGTGCGAGATGTTCGGCGCCGCCTTCTCGCTGCAGCTGTCCGCGATCGAGGAGCGGCGGCGGGCCGACGCGCTCGCGGTGGCGGGGCAGCGGGCTGCCTCCGTCGCCCGTCTGCTGGAGCGCGGCATCACGGACGGCTTCGCGGGATACGCGGAGCCGCTGGCCGGGCTGCTCGACGCCGACGGTGTGCTGCTGCGGCGTGCGGGTGAGGACATCAGCGGCGGCGACCCGCTCTCCGAGGAGCTGGCCCGGGCCCTGTCCCGCAAGGCCGGGGCGCTGGCGCCCGGGGCGGTGTGGGCGACGGACCGGCTGCTGGAGGTGGCCGACGGCGAGCTTCCCGGGGCCGGGCCGGTGGCGGACGGTCCGGCGGGAGCGGCGGGAGCGGCCGTGGACGGTCCGGCGGGCGTGCTGCTGCTGCCGCTCACCCGGGAGGGGGACTTCCTGGCCTGGACCCGGCGGGAGCGGCCGGCGCCGCGGCAGTGGGCGGCCGATCCGTCGCATCCGGTCCAGGTGGGGCCGCGGGGCGAGCGGCTGACGCCGCGTGGCTCGGGTGCGGTGTTCCGGGCGACGATGCGCGGCCGGAGTCTGCCGTGGACGACGGGCGACGAGACGGCGGCCCGGGAGATCCGGAGGCTGCTGACCGAGCTGGTGCTGCGTCACGCGGACGCCGTGACGGCTCTCAACGCAGAGCTGCGCCGCAGCAACACCGATCTGGACGCCTTCGCCCACGCGGCCGCGCACGATCTGAAGGAGCCGCTGCGGGGCATCTCCAACGCGGCGACGTTCGCGATCGAGGACGCCGCCGATCTGGACGAGGCGACCGAGCGCCGTCTGCTGACGATGAGCCGTCTCGCCGGGCGGATGGACGCGCTGCTCAACTCCCTGCTGCACTGGTCCCGGCTGGGCCGGGCCGGGTTGCGGGTGCAGGAGGTGGAGCTGGCCGCCGCGCTGGAGGGGGCGCTGGAGGTGGCGGGGCCGCGGCTGGCGGAGGAGCGCGTCACGGTCCGCCGCGGCGAGCTGCCCGTGGTCGTCGCCGACCCGGACCGGCTGCACGAGATCCTGGTCAACCTGCTGGTGAACGCGGCGAAGTACGCGCGGGACGGGGGCGACCGGTGGGTGGAGGTCTCCGGGCGCCGGGGGCCTGCCGCCGACGGGTCGGGGCGGCCGGAGACGGTGGTCGTCGTCCGGGACAACGGCATCGGTATCGCGCCCGGGCAGCAGGAGGAGGTGTTCGAGCTCTTCCGGCGGCTGCACGGCGCGTCCGAGCACGGCGGCGGCACGGGGGTGGGTCTGGCCGTGGTGAAGCGGATCGTCGAGCGGCACGGGGGGCGGCTGGCCCTGGAGAGCGTCCTCGGCGAGGGCACCGCGTTCTCGTTCACGCTGGGCGATCCGGGGGACGCCCCGTGAGGGTCAGCCCTGCGTGCTGTGCGCCGACTGCTGCCAGTAGTCGACCGCGCCCTTGAGGACGGTGCGGAACAGGGCGAAGTTGACCGGCTTGTAGACGTAGCTGTCCGCGCCGGCGGCGTAGCAGGCGTCCACCTCGGCGGGCGCGGTCGACGAGGTGAAGACCACGACGGTGACGCCCCGCAGTTCGGGGCGGGCGCGGAGGGCGGCGAGCACCGCGTGGCCGCCGGCTCCGGGCATGTTGAGGTCGAGGAGGACGAGGCCGGGCAGTTCGTCGCGTTCGAGCAGGAGGTCGGCCAGCCCGTCGCCGCGGCTGGTGAACTCGGTGTGCAGTTCGGGATGGGTCTGGCGCAGGGCGCGTTCGATCGCCTCGGTGTCCTCGGGGTTGTCCTCGACGACGAGGATGCGGGAGGGGTCGGTCGGGCGGGCGCCTGTTTCGCGCGTCACTGCGGTCCCTTCATACGGGCGACGAGCACGGCCGTGTCGTCGTTGCCGGTCGCGCGGAACTTCGACGCGCGGGCGATGAGTTCGGCCGACGGGTCGGGTGCGGCGGCGCTGTCGGCGACGGCCCCCGGCAGCAGTTCCTCGAACATGACGTCCTGGGCGCTGCGGGCCTCGGTCAGTCCGTCGGTGAACATGACGAGGGTGTCCCCGGTCGTGACGTCGAGCCGGGCGGGCCGCAGTCCGAGGTCGGGCAGCACGCCGAGGAAGAGTCCGGACCCGGCGATCTCCTCGACGCGGCCGTCGGCTCTTCGCAGGAGCGGGCGCGGGTGCCCGGCGGCGACGATCTCGACGGCGCAGGTCGCCGGGCCGGTGGGGGTGAGCACGGCGACGAGCGCGGTGACGAAGCGGCCGGTGTCCTGGTTGATGAGCGCCTTGTTCAGGCGTTCCAGCGCGCGGGCGGGCGGGAGGCCGTCCTCCAGGAGGGTGCGCAGCGTGTGCCGGGCGAGGCCGGTCAGGGCAGCGGCCTCGGCGCCGCGTCCGCACACGTCGCCGATGACGAGGGCGAGGCGCCCGTCGCGGTCCACGACGGCGTCGTAGAAGTCGCCGCCGACCTCCAGGGAGGCGTCGGCGACCTCGTAGGCGGCGTGCAGGTCGAGGCCGGGCCACTCGGGCAGCGCGCCGGGCAGGAGCTGGCGCTGGAGCAGTTCGACGTGGCGGCGCCGCTGTTCGTACGCGGTGGTGGTGTCGATGGCGAGGGCGGCCCGCCGGGCGAGGTCGCCGAGCAGACGGGGGGTGGGGATGTCCTCGCCGGGGCGGTGGTAGACGAACGTGAGCGTGCCGATGGCCTTGCCCCGTGCGCGCAGCGGGCTGACGGACAGGGTCCGCACCGCGCGGCCGGGCCCCTGCGCGGTGGGGCCGAAGGGGCTGCCCGCGAGGTCGTCGCCGGTGAGCACCGCGTCCTCCCGGTGTTCCAGGACGTCGTTGAGCAGGTCGGTGAGCCAGGGGCTCTCACGGGTGAGCTCGTCGAGCCAGGGCTGCACGGACGCCGAGACGTGGGCGTGGGCCACCGGGGTCAGCCGCCCGTCGGGCGGGCAGAGGTGGACGACGCAGCCCTCGGCGAGGGCGGGCACCGCGAGGCGGGCGACCCGCCTGAGGGTCTCCTCCGCGTCGAGGCTGGAGTCCATCTGGAGCGATGCCTCGGCGAGGAAGGCGTCCTCGATCTGGCGCTTGTCGTGTTCGCGGTACGCGGTGATGCGGTGGTGGCTGGCGACGATGAGCTCGGCGAGCTGTACGAGGCGGGTGCGGGTGACCGCTTCGTCGGCGGGTGCGGGCCGTTCGGCGAAGCCGACGGAGAACGCGGCCCAGTCGTCGTCGCCGAGCCGGAAGCGGGATTCCAGGGCCCAGCGGGCGCCGGCCGTCGCCAGGCGCTCGCCTTCGGGGGCGAAGCCGGGGGCCCGCCGCAGGTCGTGGGCGTGGACGGCCGGGCCGGTGCCGGGTGCGGGGGGCTGCCGGCCGGCGTCCTCCTCCACCTCTCCCGCCGGGGGTGTCGTGGTGACGGGGGCGGGGCTGTCGGTGGTGGCGATCCGGACGTAGCCGAGCGCGCCGCCGGTCCACCGGCTGCCGGTCACGGCGACGGCGCCCGGTTCGGCGAGTGCCGACTCGTAGACGTAGCGCGACATGTCGGCGACGTCCTGCACGTCCTGGGACGCCTGCCACAGCCGGTGCAGGTGCGCCGACCAGCGCTCCTCGGCCTCTTCCGGCCGTTCTCCCGTCTTGCTCACGTGGTACCCGCCCGCCCTTCTCGTCCGGCGTCCGGCCGGCCCGCCCTCGCAGGGTGGCGGTGTCTCCCACGGTACTGCCGTGGGGGACGTCCGGAGCCGCCCGGGTGCGGGGAGCGTCCCCGCACGGGGTGCGCCTACCCGGGAGGAGGCCCGGCGCACCGGGTGGGCGGCTGAGACGTTCGTCGCGCCTGCCCGGGGAAGGTTGACCCGGCGCAGTCCCATGGCCAAAGATCGCGGCCCATGAAGCGGAACTCCTCGGACCGGATGGTTGCCCACGCCCGCACCGCGGTGATGGCGCTCGTCGCGCTGCTGCTGGTGGTCGCCGGATTCTGGACGTCCTGGGGCGACGCTCAGCACGTGCTGCTCTCCAAGGGGCGCGAACACGGCACCCTGCGGATCGAGAGCTGTGACGAGGAGGTGTGCACGGGGGCGTACGCGCCCACGGGCACGGCGGTGCCCCGGGACGACGTCACGATCGAGCGGTCGGTCGCGGTGCGCAAGGGCGAGACGCTTGCGGTGGTGCTCCGGCCCGGTACGGGCGAGGCGGTGCGGACGGGGCCGGCCGGCGGGCTGTTCGCCTGGCTGCCGCTGGGCGGCGCGCTGCTGCTGGCCGCGCTGGTGATCGGCGGCGGGATGCGGCTGACCAGGCCGGCGTGGGTGTCTGCGGGTGTGGGCGGGGCGTTGCTGGTGGCGGCGTTCCTGGCGCTGTGATGCTGCGGGGTGGGTGCCACCCGGGCGAGGAATCGTTCCTTCACCTGATCGTTGTCAGGATTTTCGCGACATAGGGCGACAGTCGACGCATACGGTGCGCGAAGTGACTTGACCGGCAAGCGGGTTCCCGAGGACGCTGAGCCGCCCCCCCCACGGTCCCTTCTCAACCGATGGACTGCCATGCGCACTTTCCTTTCCGCCGGCGCCCTGGTCACGGCCGCCGCGCTCACGGCGATATCGGCTCCGGCCGCCCACGCTGTGCTGCCCGCTTCCAAGGGCGACAACGGCACCGTGAAGATCCACGACGCCGCCACGGGCGAAGAGCTCAAGAAGAACGAGCCCAAGGTCTGCGAGTTCTACCTGGTCGCCTTCAAGTTCGATGCCGGACAGAAGGCGGACTGGGAGATCCAGGCCTGGGCGAACAACGACCTCGACAAGGGCACCGTCGTGGAGTCCGGCTCGCTCACCCTCGACGAGGAGGGCCACGAGCGCACCGAGGACATGAAGCTCCCTCAGGGCCAGTACAAGCTGTTCTGGACCTTCGAGGGCGAGAACGGCAAGGCCAAGCACAAGGTCTTCACGTCCACCTGCGAGGACGTGGAGCCCACCCCTGGCGCCTCCGAGCCCACCCCGGGCACCTCCGAGCCGACCCCCGGCACCTCGGAGCCCACCCCCGGCACCTCGACCTCCGCGGCCCCCGTCCCCGGCGGTGAGGACGCCTCCGGCGACCTCGCAGAGACCGGCAACGGCGCTCCGCTGGGCCTGCTGGCCGGCCTCGCGGCCGTGCTGGTGGCCGGTGGCGGCTACCTCCTGGCGCGTCGCCGCACGGCCACCCGCCACTGAGGCCACACCGCCCGCACACGACGGTGCCCTTGTCCCGGACCTCGGTCCGGGACAAGGGCACCGTCGTGTCGTGGCCCGTCGGCGTCAGCCGGTGTTGCGCAGGCCGGCGGCGACGCCGTTGACCGTGAGGAGCAGGGCGCGGGCCAGCAGCGGGTCCGGCTCCTCGCCGCGCTCGGCGGCGTCCCGCTGGCGCTTGAGGAGCGCCACCTGGAGGTAGGAGATCGGGTCGAGGTAGGCGTCCCGGATGCCGAAGGTCTGCTGGAGCGCCGGGTTGGAGCCGAGGAGTTCGTCGTTGCCGGTCACGCGCAGCACCTCGGCGACGGTGAGGTCGTGCTCGGCCTCGATGGCGTCGAAGACGTGCTTGAGGTTGTCGGGGACGAGGGTGTCGACGTAGTGGCGGGCGATCCGCAGGTCCGTCTTGGCCAGCGTCATCTCGACGTTGGCGAGGAAGTTGCGGAAGAAGTGCCACTGCCCGTGCATCTCGTCGAGCACGCCGTCGAGCCCGGCCTCGCGCAGCGCCTTGAGGCCGGAGCCGACGCCGAACCAGCCGGGCACGATCTGCCGGGACTGGGTCCAGCCGAAGACCCACGGGATGGCGCGCAGGCCGT
It encodes the following:
- a CDS encoding ribose-phosphate diphosphokinase; translated protein: MTGIKTTGEKKMMLFSGRAHPELAEEVAHQLGVGLVPTKAFDFANGEIYVRFQESARGADCFLMQSHTAPINKWIMEQLIMIDALKRASARSITVIIPSYGYARQDKKHRGREPISARLIADLLKTAGAHRILTVDLHTDQIQGFFDGPVDHLSALPVLADYVGAKVDRDKLTIVSPDAGRVRVADRWCDRLDAPLAIVHKRRDKDVANQVTVHEVVGEVEGRVCVLVDDMIDTGGTICAAADALFANGAEDVIVTATHGILSGPAADRLKNSKVSEFVLTNTLPTPGELELDKIKVLSMAPTIARAVREVFEDGSVTSLFEEDK
- the pth gene encoding aminoacyl-tRNA hydrolase is translated as MSDVNAPWLIVGLGNPGPGYAGNRHNIGFMVADLLAERIGGSFKRAQKAQAQVLEGRIGPPGPMSRRVVLAKPMSYMNLSGGPVTALRDFYKVPTANIVAVHDELDIDYGTLRLKLGGGDNGHNGLKSMTKAMGPEYHRVRCGIGRPPGRMQVADFVLKDFSSAERKELDWFVDRSADAVECLVIDGLERAQGTYNS
- a CDS encoding PP2C family protein-serine/threonine phosphatase gives rise to the protein MSKTGERPEEAEERWSAHLHRLWQASQDVQDVADMSRYVYESALAEPGAVAVTGSRWTGGALGYVRIATTDSPAPVTTTPPAGEVEEDAGRQPPAPGTGPAVHAHDLRRAPGFAPEGERLATAGARWALESRFRLGDDDWAAFSVGFAERPAPADEAVTRTRLVQLAELIVASHHRITAYREHDKRQIEDAFLAEASLQMDSSLDAEETLRRVARLAVPALAEGCVVHLCPPDGRLTPVAHAHVSASVQPWLDELTRESPWLTDLLNDVLEHREDAVLTGDDLAGSPFGPTAQGPGRAVRTLSVSPLRARGKAIGTLTFVYHRPGEDIPTPRLLGDLARRAALAIDTTTAYEQRRRHVELLQRQLLPGALPEWPGLDLHAAYEVADASLEVGGDFYDAVVDRDGRLALVIGDVCGRGAEAAALTGLARHTLRTLLEDGLPPARALERLNKALINQDTGRFVTALVAVLTPTGPATCAVEIVAAGHPRPLLRRADGRVEEIAGSGLFLGVLPDLGLRPARLDVTTGDTLVMFTDGLTEARSAQDVMFEELLPGAVADSAAAPDPSAELIARASKFRATGNDDTAVLVARMKGPQ
- a CDS encoding DUF397 domain-containing protein — encoded protein: MTTPHDPAPHVWRKSSHSNGEGGACLEVGDGPRSVVPVRDSKAPQGPVLLLTRPGWAAFVAAVRAGTLA
- the glmU gene encoding bifunctional UDP-N-acetylglucosamine diphosphorylase/glucosamine-1-phosphate N-acetyltransferase GlmU, with translation MSANRPAAVVVLAAGEGTRMKSKTPKVLHEISGRSLVGHVVSAARELEPEQLVVVVGHAREQVEAHLADRYAGTRTAFQAEQNGTGHAVRMGLEELGGAPAGTVIVVCGDTPLLTGATLAALAATHGADGNAVTVLTAEVPDSTGYGRIVRDAATGAVTAIVEHKDASDEQRAIREINSGVFAFDGALLGDALKQVRTDNSQGEEYLTDVLGILREAGHRVGASVAGDHREILGINNRLQLSEARRLLNQRLLEQAMLSGVTVVDPASVVVDVTVTFEPDAVVHPGTQLLGATHVGEGAEVGPNTRLTDTVVGAGARVDNTVAYSSEVGEGASVGPFAYLRPGTRLGAKGKIGTYVETKNAVIGEGTKVPHLSYVGDATIGDYSNIGAASVFVNYDGEKKHHTTIGSHCRTGSDNMFVAPVTVGDGAYTAAGSVITKDVPAGSLAVARGQQRNIEGWVARKRPGSAAAQAAAAATEDNVGEN
- a CDS encoding helix-turn-helix domain-containing protein translates to MAAPNQLDPYASPRTFYGSELRREREARGWTQEQMGERVFCSGAYIGQFESATRLPQPELSRLLDGILGSGEHFQRLCHLARKTRHAAYFADAAELEQQARTISEYAPMLVPGLLQTEAYARGLTRSALPSASDEEIEGHVRTRLDRAGLIDEPEGPDVWALIHEAALRTPVDGPGVMRQQLLQLSGMGRDHRRVTVQVMPFVEGPHPLMYGTVLLMTFADAPPVAYTESAHSGQLIEEPGVVAKYRRSYDLARAAALSPKASLALIESAAKDYADP
- a CDS encoding LPXTG cell wall anchor domain-containing protein, producing the protein MRTFLSAGALVTAAALTAISAPAAHAVLPASKGDNGTVKIHDAATGEELKKNEPKVCEFYLVAFKFDAGQKADWEIQAWANNDLDKGTVVESGSLTLDEEGHERTEDMKLPQGQYKLFWTFEGENGKAKHKVFTSTCEDVEPTPGASEPTPGTSEPTPGTSEPTPGTSTSAAPVPGGEDASGDLAETGNGAPLGLLAGLAAVLVAGGGYLLARRRTATRH
- a CDS encoding 50S ribosomal protein L25/general stress protein Ctc — encoded protein: MSEVKLAASVRTEFGKGAARRVRREDKVPGVLYGHGTAPVHVTLPGHELLLALRTPNVLLSLDIEGTNELAIPKAVQRDPLKGFIEHVDLLLVKRGEKVSVEIPVLTEGDLAPGAFLVEHVLNALPVEAEATHIPESVTVSVEGLSAGDSVLAKDVKLPKGTTLTVEDDAVVIQVLAAQAEEPAAEGTEGEGEEAAEA
- a CDS encoding response regulator, producing the protein MTRETGARPTDPSRILVVEDNPEDTEAIERALRQTHPELHTEFTSRGDGLADLLLERDELPGLVLLDLNMPGAGGHAVLAALRARPELRGVTVVVFTSSTAPAEVDACYAAGADSYVYKPVNFALFRTVLKGAVDYWQQSAHSTQG
- a CDS encoding ATP-binding protein, whose product is MEERWLSERARAAEAVVPGGFDLAECVREPIHLLGGIQSYGSLVAVDPATGVVEAAAVNTAEVFGVPAAELVGSAVTRILSADHYEEALAGTAGEDEVPVSFPVLAEAGRGAGRRFDVSAHRRDGLLVLEFEPREEAQGGFSSFYQGVRRALARLRGASSAEDCCEIAAREMRALTGFDRVVVYRFDGEDGPGEVIAEDVREAWEPWLGLWFPATDIPPQARRLYRENWIRAIADVDDPTVGLHPAVRPATGAPLDLSQSALRTVSGFHLEYLRNIGVRSSMSVSVLMEGRLWGLIACHGAEPLRLAPEVRSACEMFGAAFSLQLSAIEERRRADALAVAGQRAASVARLLERGITDGFAGYAEPLAGLLDADGVLLRRAGEDISGGDPLSEELARALSRKAGALAPGAVWATDRLLEVADGELPGAGPVADGPAGAAGAAVDGPAGVLLLPLTREGDFLAWTRRERPAPRQWAADPSHPVQVGPRGERLTPRGSGAVFRATMRGRSLPWTTGDETAAREIRRLLTELVLRHADAVTALNAELRRSNTDLDAFAHAAAHDLKEPLRGISNAATFAIEDAADLDEATERRLLTMSRLAGRMDALLNSLLHWSRLGRAGLRVQEVELAAALEGALEVAGPRLAEERVTVRRGELPVVVADPDRLHEILVNLLVNAAKYARDGGDRWVEVSGRRGPAADGSGRPETVVVVRDNGIGIAPGQQEEVFELFRRLHGASEHGGGTGVGLAVVKRIVERHGGRLALESVLGEGTAFSFTLGDPGDAP